A stretch of Candidatus Aminicenantes bacterium DNA encodes these proteins:
- a CDS encoding type II toxin-antitoxin system RelE/ParE family toxin — translation MKYNVYVISDAEEDVLDIYRYVSLHDTEEKAKYLLDKIEKTCQSLEEYPKKGHVPPELERIGVYNYREVHFKPYRIIYEIGENEVFIHCVLDGRRSLQELLERRLLR, via the coding sequence ATGAAATATAACGTATATGTAATTTCGGACGCGGAAGAAGATGTTCTGGATATCTACAGGTATGTTTCACTTCATGATACGGAAGAAAAAGCAAAATATCTTTTAGACAAAATTGAGAAGACATGTCAAAGTCTGGAAGAGTACCCTAAAAAAGGCCACGTGCCTCCTGAATTAGAGCGGATAGGTGTATATAATTATCGAGAAGTGCATTTTAAACCGTATCGCATTATTTATGAGATTGGTGAAAACGAGGTTTTTATACACTGCGTCCTGGACGGGAGGAGATCACTGCAGGAATTACTTGAGCGGCGACTTTTAAGATAA
- a CDS encoding type II toxin-antitoxin system Phd/YefM family antitoxin produces MKLSESVKPISYLKAHASEMLRDLSNNQKTMVITQNGEAKAVLQDIKSYEEMQESLALLKMLSLSSKSRDKKQYKTIETSFSDIHNKIEK; encoded by the coding sequence ATGAAATTAAGTGAGTCAGTAAAACCAATCAGTTATCTGAAAGCACATGCTTCCGAGATGTTGCGCGATCTGTCAAATAATCAGAAAACCATGGTTATTACCCAAAATGGAGAAGCAAAAGCTGTTCTTCAGGACATAAAATCATACGAAGAAATGCAGGAAAGTCTGGCATTGCTTAAAATGCTTTCCCTGAGTTCTAAATCGAGAGACAAAAAACAATACAAAACCATTGAAACTTCTTTTAGTGATATTCACAATAAAATTGAAAAATAA
- a CDS encoding PD-(D/E)XK nuclease family protein — translation MIRLVPLHESLVNAVARFLAGQEESISSTLVVYPSRRLRVFLLDALGRCFSGAFFPPRLLTVDGFFKCLHARAVPGCEEASELEAALALDAALNNLFPAGTYGLAPGKDFLDRYPRLLQFMGVAEECLVEGASLGEIDRDVFSRYVELGEYHREYKDFLACLPRVIDGYAERLAHLNRASRGMMYSRVAAASDAGELRLPDGVERVVFMGLTALNRSEQRVLTRIFRDHPAELFMRTDAAALADPASPFALQKETVNLLGGGPDLFPGGEPEWNCFSGRVRLHPCGDGETMMAALHKELAAAVAACKTPADLLRIGVVIPDAGALVPFIQGVVSRFDMSAREVPFNITLGYPFARTPLFQLLDGMLNLARQREGDLFPAPLYLDLLRHPYVKLSGGGEEADTLLRLTLHRAESWIHRENRLRVSREEIELQAENSDAGGAAAREAVAAMHRRFLLSGTDDLDALCAGLEAGIRPLRDVPGYLFLKDTVDTALAALEELRGLIRDAGSGVLEGSLKARTQFIHNYLTHREIRFQGSPLKGIQVMGLLEFRGLSFDWVFVLDAVEGTLPRSRKQDPLLPRDVRAALGIRQHTDWEQLFAVDFFSLTAASQVDLFWSEDAGWAPAHRSRFIERMLLETEKQKGEPLPQVRFVPRFEPPRVKLSRMNKDETIHAKLSSMAFSPSVLETYLHCPLRFYFQRILGLDQRQRLEADPDAGELGGLLHQALFRLYGGEDPAIPDPGTIESRLQAILEEEYRRGGFDSDSGVGRMRLWMFQQRLADFVFGDVEQLRERGTRILGLEKEYCAEISVADLDHPVPLLGRCDRVEKEGNRVRVVDYKSGASFRAYTKEGIPGEAPELYNLPEEEYTGALESMAGNLKGFQLYTYMLMLHGRDGDPLDNLDAEYVFLRETEDKNRRAPVFKESLSPEERAEQIRRFRLHLDALLCDIFLRPDFIPIPDESNCKHCPFRTPCGNI, via the coding sequence ATGATCCGCCTGGTACCGTTGCACGAATCACTGGTGAACGCGGTGGCCCGGTTCCTGGCCGGACAAGAGGAGTCAATCTCGTCCACCCTGGTGGTCTATCCCTCGCGCCGCCTGCGTGTTTTCCTGTTGGATGCCCTGGGCCGCTGTTTTTCCGGGGCGTTTTTTCCCCCGCGCCTGCTCACGGTGGATGGATTTTTTAAATGCCTGCACGCCCGGGCGGTTCCAGGCTGCGAAGAAGCCTCTGAGTTGGAAGCCGCCCTGGCCCTTGACGCCGCGCTGAACAACCTGTTTCCCGCAGGTACCTACGGCCTGGCGCCGGGAAAAGATTTTCTCGACCGCTATCCGCGCCTGCTCCAGTTCATGGGCGTGGCAGAGGAATGCCTGGTGGAGGGCGCCAGCCTGGGGGAGATCGACCGTGACGTGTTTTCCCGCTACGTCGAGTTGGGTGAATACCACCGCGAATACAAGGATTTCCTGGCCTGCCTGCCCCGGGTGATAGACGGGTACGCGGAAAGGCTGGCACACTTGAACCGGGCGTCCCGGGGCATGATGTACAGTCGCGTGGCCGCCGCGTCGGATGCGGGGGAATTAAGGCTTCCCGACGGGGTGGAGCGGGTGGTGTTCATGGGCCTGACCGCCTTAAACCGCAGTGAGCAACGCGTACTGACCCGGATTTTCCGTGACCACCCGGCCGAATTGTTCATGCGTACCGACGCGGCCGCCCTGGCCGATCCCGCTTCCCCCTTCGCCCTGCAAAAGGAAACCGTCAACCTGCTGGGGGGCGGGCCGGATCTCTTTCCCGGGGGGGAACCGGAATGGAACTGTTTTTCCGGCCGGGTGCGGCTCCATCCCTGCGGGGACGGGGAAACCATGATGGCCGCCCTGCACAAGGAACTGGCCGCCGCCGTGGCGGCATGCAAAACTCCCGCGGATTTGCTGCGCATCGGCGTGGTGATCCCCGATGCCGGAGCCCTGGTGCCCTTCATCCAGGGCGTGGTGTCCCGCTTTGACATGAGCGCGCGGGAAGTCCCCTTCAACATCACCCTGGGATACCCATTCGCGCGTACTCCCCTGTTCCAGCTCCTGGACGGCATGCTCAACCTGGCAAGGCAACGGGAGGGGGATCTGTTCCCGGCACCACTCTACCTGGACCTGTTGCGGCATCCCTACGTCAAGCTCTCCGGCGGGGGAGAGGAAGCGGACACCCTGCTGCGCCTCACCCTGCACCGGGCGGAGTCATGGATCCACCGCGAAAACCGGCTTCGCGTTTCCCGGGAGGAGATCGAACTCCAGGCGGAAAATAGTGACGCCGGCGGAGCGGCCGCCCGGGAGGCGGTTGCGGCGATGCACCGGCGTTTCCTGTTGTCCGGTACGGATGACCTTGATGCACTGTGCGCCGGCCTGGAAGCAGGCATCCGTCCCCTGCGGGATGTGCCGGGATATCTTTTTCTAAAGGACACGGTCGACACAGCCCTGGCCGCCCTGGAAGAGTTACGCGGGTTGATCCGTGACGCCGGGTCCGGAGTCCTGGAGGGCTCCCTCAAGGCCCGCACGCAATTCATCCACAACTACCTGACTCATCGCGAGATCCGTTTCCAGGGTTCGCCGCTGAAGGGCATCCAGGTGATGGGGCTGCTGGAGTTCCGCGGTCTCTCCTTTGACTGGGTGTTTGTTTTGGACGCCGTTGAGGGCACGTTGCCGCGCAGCCGCAAGCAGGACCCCCTGCTGCCCCGGGACGTGCGCGCAGCCCTGGGCATCCGCCAGCACACAGACTGGGAGCAGTTGTTCGCCGTGGATTTCTTTTCCCTTACCGCCGCGTCCCAGGTGGACCTGTTCTGGAGCGAAGACGCCGGCTGGGCACCGGCCCACCGCTCGCGTTTCATTGAGCGCATGCTGCTGGAGACGGAAAAACAGAAAGGCGAGCCGTTGCCGCAAGTGCGCTTCGTTCCCCGCTTTGAACCGCCTCGGGTAAAACTGTCCCGCATGAACAAGGACGAAACCATCCACGCCAAACTCTCCTCCATGGCGTTCTCTCCCTCCGTCCTGGAAACCTACCTCCACTGCCCGCTGCGGTTCTACTTCCAGCGCATCCTGGGGCTGGACCAGCGGCAACGGTTGGAAGCCGATCCCGACGCCGGCGAGCTGGGCGGGCTGCTCCACCAGGCCCTGTTCCGCCTCTACGGCGGTGAAGACCCCGCGATCCCGGACCCCGGGACAATCGAATCCCGCCTCCAGGCCATCCTCGAGGAGGAGTATCGCCGCGGCGGCTTCGATTCCGATTCGGGCGTGGGGCGCATGCGTTTGTGGATGTTTCAGCAGCGCCTGGCGGACTTCGTTTTCGGGGACGTGGAACAGTTGCGGGAACGCGGCACGCGCATCTTGGGCCTGGAAAAGGAATATTGCGCAGAAATTTCCGTGGCGGACCTGGACCACCCGGTGCCCCTGCTGGGGCGCTGCGACCGCGTGGAAAAAGAGGGAAACCGGGTGCGGGTGGTGGACTACAAGTCGGGGGCATCCTTCCGGGCGTATACCAAGGAGGGGATTCCCGGGGAAGCGCCGGAACTTTACAACCTGCCCGAGGAGGAATATACCGGCGCCCTAGAATCCATGGCCGGAAACCTGAAAGGGTTCCAGCTATACACCTACATGCTCATGCTCCACGGCAGGGACGGGGATCCCCTGGACAACCTGGACGCCGAATACGTGTTCCTGCGGGAGACGGAGGACAAGAACCGGCGCGCTCCGGTCTTCAAAGAATCCCTCTCACCCGAGGAACGGGCCGAACAGATCCGCCGCTTCCGCCTCCACCTTGACGCCCTCCTGTGCGACATCTTCCTGCGCCCCGACTTCATCCCTATCCCCGACGAATCCAACTGCAAACACTGCCCCTTCCGCACCCCCTGCGGCAACATCTGA